A part of Octopus sinensis linkage group LG7, ASM634580v1, whole genome shotgun sequence genomic DNA contains:
- the LOC115214478 gene encoding beta-1,3-galactosyltransferase 1-like yields MNLQHQDNEPDLCSRHERLLLLYIVRSFHTNFGRREILREIFQDIPHDPYSKNIIVRHVFIFGKTKNSTLESLIQNESNKYRDIIQEDFMESYTNVSLKTIMAWKWSVEFCGNADYVMVMNDELFVDQYKLVPYLHYQLLQSTRKDRFVACYRYEDSGDVKFFHEVKHVPQNILYKGKRYPRFCNGVGYVAHIFLINKLYIAALDNHVFMPDDAWNGLLSEKLNIELPYSNKFYEFYNPIQKFSSPDYESSVLMFAVTDKRSNRNHVEAIEEKLLTILANRSAKNQGEILYIEHNTDEISYIRVWLIIIAIILCFVLHKKRKYFRRFSIIYFKIWHLCNFF; encoded by the exons ATGA ACTTACAACATCAAGACAATGAACCAGATCTCTGTTCTAGGCATGAACGACTTTTACTTCTCTATATTGTTAGAAGCTTTCACACCAATTTTGGTCGTCGGGAAATACTAAGAGAAATATTCCAGGATATTCCGCATGATCCTTActcaaaaaatataattgttagACATGTTTTCATATTTGGTAAAACAAAAAATTCTACATTAGAATCCTTAATTCAGAACGAGAGTAATAAGTATAGAGATATCATTCAGGAAGATTTTATGGAGTCCTACACTAATGTttcattaaaaacaataatggcGTGGAAATGGAGTGTAGAATTTTGTGGTAACGCTGATTATGTGATGGTCATGAACGATGAACTTTTTGTAGATCAATACAAATTGGTGCCTTATCTCCATTATCAGTTGCTTCAATCAACACGTAAAGATCGTTTTGTAGCCTGTTACAGATATGAAGATTCAGGAGATGTAAAATTCTTTCACGAAGTGAAACACGTTCCTCAGAATATTCTTTACAAAGGAAAGCGCTATCCCCGATTTTGTAATGGCGTGGGTTATGTGGCACATATTTTTCTAATTAATAAACTGTATATTGCTGCATTGGACAACCATGTTTTTATGCCTGATGATGCTTGGAATGGACTTTTATCAGAAAAATTGAACATAGAGCTACCTTACTCaaataaattttatgaattttacaATCCTATTCAGAAATTTTCTTCACCTGATTATGAGTCAAGTGTCCTAATGTTTGCAGTAACTGATAAGAGAAGTAATAGGAATCACGTGGAAGCTATAGAAGAAAAACTTTTAACCATTTTGGCTAATCGCAGCGCCAAGAACCAAGGAGAAATTTTGTATATTGAACAtaatacagacgaaatatcttataTTCGTGTGTGGCTGATAATTATAGCAATAATCCTATGTTTTGTacttcacaaaaaaagaaaatattttcgaaggttctcaattatatatttcaaaatttggcatttatgtaattttttttaa